A genomic region of Cydia strobilella chromosome 12, ilCydStro3.1, whole genome shotgun sequence contains the following coding sequences:
- the LOC134746106 gene encoding INO80 complex subunit E, translating to MLDGWYCRSIANMQATEAASMSNNVPAEPQPPPHEHYSSDSSSEPEPETNYKSHYLTLKKKLKYLIYENECFQDALRCSQKRLLKVSRDRSFLLDRLLQYEKPDSSTSESDETESSDDTDFNRADALKRKKIEASAAHQTVSAAATPNKNANPVKRKRAVVPKKPPNTTHVHQTNLAMLSKASPALGFGLSPGDGHMTPEEVERHLQSRQSYVELLPERAPPTVPTEMFSNDPSLDSESNDVLENSPNVEEWFD from the exons ATGTTGGACGGGTGGTATTGCCGCTCCATAGCCAATATGCAGGCGACCGAGGCCGCTAGCATGAGCAATAATGTGCCTGCAGAGCCGCAGCCGCCGCCGCACGAACACTACTCCAGTGACAGCAGCAGCGAACCTGAGCCGGAGACTAACTACAAGTCACATTACCTTACACTTAAGAAAAAACTGAAATATCTTATTTAT GAAAATGAGTGCTTCCAAGATGCTCTAAGATGCAGCCAGAAGAGACTCCTTAAGGTGTCCCGCGATCGCAGCTTCCTCCTCGACAGGCTTCTTCAGTATGAAAAGCCTGACAGTAGCACTTCGGAGAGTGATGAAACAGAATCCTCTGATGACACAGACTTCAACCGTGCAGATGCTTTGAAAAG AAAGAAAATTGAAGCGAGTGCTGCCCACCAAACTGTGTCTGCTGCTGCCACACCAAACAAGAATGCCAACCCTGTTAAAAGAAAAAGAGCAGTGGTTCCTAAAAAGCCTCCTAATACTACGCAtgtt CACCAAACCAACTTGGCCATGTTGTCAAAGGCGTCCCCCGCTCTCGGCTTCGGCCTGTCGCCCGGAGACGGGCACATGACACCCGAGGAGGTGGAGCGACATCTGCAGTCGCGGCAGTCCTATGTGGAGCTGCTGCCTGAGCGAGCGCCACCAACTGTACCTACGGAGATGTTTAGCAACGACCCGTCACTTGACAG